Part of the Lycium ferocissimum isolate CSIRO_LF1 chromosome 6, AGI_CSIRO_Lferr_CH_V1, whole genome shotgun sequence genome, tccctccatccatcccaatttatgtgtcttgctttcctttttggtctgtcCCAAGAAGATtgcatctttctatatttaataagttttcCAATTCCACACATTCTACATGACAAGTtaaagaccacaagatttaaaggacTACACAcgtctttaatttaagaccacggtctctctttatttcttaaactccatgccaagtcaaaaccagacaaacaaattgaaatggagggagtaattaaaAAAGTACCACAAACAACAGATACACATGCACAATGGAAGCAGTGACCTTCATAGACATAAAAGATTCAATTCCAACCGAATTTCACTTAAATATACACACCCGATATGAACTTTGGGTTAATAGGTTCACCATATCACAAAGAACAATAAAGAAGAGcgaatacacacacacacacactctctaTGTGACACACACATTACACAATGGCAGAAGTTACCCTCAAACACATAAAAGATTCAGACTTTAACCAAATTTCAgttaaatacacacacacatacacaatGGTAGCCGTGACCTTCATACACACAAAAGATTCAGACTCTAATCAAATTTCacttaaacacacacacacacacaaacaatAGCAGCAGTGACCCCCAAACACATAAAAGATTCGAACTTTAACCAAATTTCAgtcaaatacacacacacacacaatggcAGAAGTGACCTTCATACACAAAAAAGATTCAAACTTTAACCAAATTACAGTTAATACACACACACCCATATGAACTATGGGGTAGTAGGTTCACCACAAAGAACAATAAAGAAgagccaacacacacacacacaatggcAGAAGTGACCTTCATGCACATAAAAGATCGAACTTTAACGGaaattcacacacacacacacatacacaatGGCAGAACTGACCTTCATACACATAAAAGATTCAAACTTTAACCAAATTACAGTTAAATATAGACACACCCATaggtaaaaagaaagaagaaaaagggggtTACCGGAGGAGGCGTCATTTTGGAGACTTCAAGATAATGATCTTTAAGGGACCGTAGTATTATACTGTTCACTGCTGACGATACACTTGAAGACGAGCGCCGACATGCTATTGTGCGCCATGGCTGATGCTGTTGCTGTAGTGCGCTTCCGGCGCATGCTAGAGCCTTCCGTAAcattttcccccccttttttgtTACTCCTTTGTTTTCAGTGCTCTTTAGTGGTCTGAGTAGTGGCGAATGCCCAtattctctttttgcccttgttGAAAATTGGGTAAGGTGGGTAAGGTTAATTACTTTAGTTTACAACAAtatatttggtgaaaaaatactaaataggtACAGTATATAAATGGCATAATATATAAACAGCCCCTTAAAATTGGCTTCAGCCGGCAGGTAAACATTCTAACTTTAGGAATGCACTAATACATACCTCAACTTGTCCCCACTGTGTCTCGTGGACATTCGATGCTGACATGAtacataaattttggaggtatttaaatgatcattttgtaagttggagtgttcaaccGACACAGTGGAGATGAGTTGAGGTGTCTAGGGACCTATtcggccataagaattattcatttttttccgaaaaactttttcaattttttcaaaaattagtgtttggccattaaaattccaaatacaacttcaagttgtatttgaaatttgaaaaacaagtacatttcaaccaaaaaaaaaatactatttgcaaaaactatggctaaacacaactccaactccaaaatttcaaaaaaagtgaaaaaaaatttggtttctaTGTCCAAACGCGTGCATTCTCAAAGTTGAAGTGTTTAGTTGCCAGCTGAGGTCAAATTTGAATatctgtttatgtattatgcctataTAAATATTAGAACCCCACACTTAGGGGTGGTTTGGTAATTTGTTAGAGTTACGCAAGTATTGCAAGAAATAGTTATGTAGGATTTAGTTATTCATGGAGTATTTGttattccattttttattctacataaaataatagtaCATAAATTCAGGGGCGAATTTATGCATAAATTTTGAGTCACGTGAACACATAGTCACTCGactaaactcgatatattatgtgtataattctgaaaatatatttaatattaacTAAAGAAACACATGGTCAAAATAGGCTGAGTGGAGCACTAGGTAGAGGCTATGTTTACATCCTCAAGATCACGGGTTCAATCCCCAGCTCCTGCACATTTTtgctattattttctaaagctgcCTTTTGaccttcctttttatattattaacgAAGTAAAAAACgtgttttaattttatattgcATCAGAtgacttttctttcctttatttctaattataccAAGtctcaaaaagcaaaaaaaaaaaaaaaaaaaacttcatggGATAATCTATAACGAGAAATCGATGTcactataaaattttatatcttatagcaatggtgaacccatcctcatgaaatcctagattcgcctctACATAaattccctcataacttatacatatattagttatgtaatttctaaattgcaaaccaaaTACCGTAATGATATTATATAGATGAAAAATTTACCTCctaactagctaccaaacaTGATATCACTTATGCATGATTTAGTACCTACATAACTCATCTCCAAAGCAGATGGTGATTTTTAGGATGGTtttcacggaaaaaaaaaaaaaaaaaactctcccGTACATGATGTTAGCATGAAAATAGTAGATCTCTTACACTAAATTTTATCACTTAATGataatttcttaatttcttaatttgtCACTTGTGCTCCTTTGCTTCATTGGGTGGATAGCAGCCAAAATTCCCACCTTATTACCTCAGTTTTTGGCTTCGAACTGTGAATAGTTTGTTTTTGCAAATTCGTTATTATCTCTTAGTGTTTAGCTGCGTGATAAAATATCACTATGACCATACAAAGTGTAAGGATATGAAGATGTCTTTCGGTAATAATTCGGCATTTAGGTTAATAATAAATGTTAATTGATGCAATTGATACAGAGAAGATAAGGACTATCTGTAGTGAGAATTGAGTACGACTCCTACACAAACGAAATCATTTTTATCCAGTTGGTGGAAAATATATCATAAGTGAAAAAGATGTCCAAAATTTAATGTAAGCAAACACTAGAAATACTTCCAATAAGAGAACATTTTCCGACGTATCAACCTTTcgattttttgttttattaatcTTAAGACAATTGGGATGGATGTTTCTCTTGATCAATTTACCAGTGGATTCATCGAAAGAGATGTTTAGAGGCACAACCATTTCCCTCCTATTATACATGTAGAAGTACAAAAAGCAAAGTTGACTAAACAATTTGGTGAACTAAGACAAACCTTCATGGCCCTACCCGTACAATACAATCATTCATGTCTTTGTGTAAAAACTGTAAACAAAATTGTGACCTTTGATTGCTGTGCTATAATCAAATGATTTAGTCGTCTCCTGCCACTCGATATTCTAACCAACAAATCGAAGATCTTTGCTTAATGTCCTCATTTCCTTTTGTGTTTGTTTCTATTAATTTTCACAATCTTCCGACCTGATTTGTCAGGGCCACTGCTACCCAACGAAAAGCTCCCTCCACCACCAAATTCTAGATTGTTTGATGCTGCAAATGGAGAAGAATTCTGAGGAGCAGGCTGAACTAGACTGCTTGCTGCAAATGGATTAGGATTTTGGGGACCAGCCTGACTCTGCTGACCGCCGACAAACTGGAATGGACTCGGTGCTGAACCAAATGCAGAGCCACCTGGAGAGGGCGAAACAGAAGGTTGCCCAAAAGAAACTGCAGGTGCAGGAGCCTGCACAACATCCTCAGCCATGCTGTCTTCCATGTTAACATTGTTTCCAGGGGATGCAGCAAACGCTGAATTACCAAACATGGGCTGTGAAAGTGAATTTGTGGAagaagttgaaccaaataaaaaaGCAGAACCACTTGCGGCACTGGGTGTTGATCCAAAGACCACTGGTGAAGTGCTTGGAGTAgtaaaagaagatgaagatgctCCAAATGTAAACACAGAGGGGGTAGAAGAACTAAATGAGGAAGTAAAGCCAGGAGACTTTTGGGGCTGCCAACTAGATCCAAAAGTTCCAGCAGTGCTAGAGGCTTGTGAAGAGGCTGAAGTAGCACCAAAGTGGAATGGACTAGGATTAACTGTGCTAGCCGCATTTGTCAAGGAAGCTGAAGAACTAGCACCAAAACTGAAGATGCCAGGCGAAGCACTAGTGGAGGTGTTGCCAGCATTTGcaggagaagttgaagaactcccACCAATATTAAATATACCAGGAGCAGCTGAAGTATTGATGGTGTTTGCTGAGGAGGATGAAGTATTACCACCAAAATTAAATACACTGGGGGTAGTACTGCTGGAGCTGTTGACAGCATTTGTTGAGGAAGCTGAAGAACTACCACTAAAGCTGAATATTCCAGGAGTAGCGCTGCTGGACGTGGCAGGTACACTGGTTTTTGAAGGAGCTGCAGAACTGGCACCAAAAGTAAATGCCAACGGGACCGTACCATTTGTGGGCCCACTTGAACTGCCTGCTGCACTGGAAGATGATGAACTTGCACCAAAACTAAATATTCCAGAAGCAGCATTGCTGGAGCCAACTAGGGCATTATGTGAAGGAGAAGCAGAAACTTGACCAGTAGTACCAGGCGCAGAACCAAACACAGGAAAGTTTGCTGTGGATGGCAATGAAGCAGATGAACTGAAAGGAGCGGGCATGCTCCCTGAGACAGCAGAAATGCCAGATCCACCAACAGAAGTCTCTGCTCTAACAAGTGATGCACCTCCTGTACTAAAAACAGAACCCTGAGACTCTGTACTACCTGCAGTACCCGTGGACATTACTGATCCAGAGCCTGTAGCTGCAAAAGATGCACCCCCGAAAGGTGAACTCTTCAAGTTGCCAAAAGCAGTTCCACTCTCAGATTTGGCATTCACGTCTGTAGTTTCTGCGGTGGAAGTTGTTGCTGGTGCTGAAACTGTTTTTGGCGGAACCCCAGAGAAACCAAATTTGATAAGAGGTTCCTTGGAAAACGAGGATGCTGCACTGGAACCAAAGAGACTGCTAGCAGATGCGGTAGAGCTTCCTGTTGTGCCACCAATCGTACTCGTAATGCTTGTCAACGGGGCACCAACATTCGAGCTGCTAGTCGAAACTTCATTTGTAAAACTACCCGATGCCAAGGCAGAGGTGGCTGAGATAGCAGGACTGGGAGCAAACAGTCCATTACTTGAAGGGCTGGATGGAGCACCAAATGAGAAAATACCACTAgttgatattgaacttgatggaCCAGATGATGATGCTTCTAATTTGCCATTGCTGTCCACAGCCTTCTGTGAGTTATCCAACTGAAAAGGATTAGGCCGACCATCAGCTCGGCCGAACGCTAGATTGGAGAGGCTGCAGACATTTGAACAAATATCAGATGCACTTTCAGGTAGACTTAAAAAGGATGCACAAAAACACACAAGAACCTTACTCATTTCCTTATTCATCATATTTTCCAATTACTGCCTAACAGCTAGCTAGTAAACATCCTGAAATCTTTCATCATCTTCCCTTCCCATATAAACTTCAGCGACTGCTAGACTACACTCGGGTGCAcaagttattaattttttgcTGATCACAAGAAACAATTTCCTCTTAAGTTTCCTTTACTAACAACTCCATTGAAAAACAAAACTGCGACTCTGACATGGATTGAGAGTGGACGAGtgataataagaaaaaatatcagATATGTAGATTGTGCAAGAGACCtgggatattatttttcaattacgcATAAGATACCAAGTAGTGGTGGCAGTAAACAAATTGTAAATGTCAGCATGGTACTCAGTAATAgtttttcttcatctttgtGCACTGCAAGGTCAGGGTTCAAGAAACTGGAAATGATCCCCAAAATCAGAACACAAACTCAAAAAACTGAGCATCCTTCATCAATTATagtaaatttgaaaatatacaAGCTCAAATCTACCTTAGAATTCTTCAAAAGCTTACAATTCTGTAGAACATTAAATTGCTCATTGTTTTGGTTGACTACGACCTTTGTCAACCATAGCATTTCCACAGTTCTATTgagaaattaatttatataccATTTATTTcagataatttatttattttatgaaacaaaaaaagggaaaagaaccCCCACTAGTTACCCTAAATCAAAATGCAAACATCAGCTAGGAAATGCATCAGAAGAAACAAGTGCCCCAAAACCCATACATATTGAGAAGTACACAACTAGCATATCACTAAAAGTAAGGGTGCCGAAGCAAGATAATTGCAAAATCATTAGAATCAACTGATCATACTCTAGGAGTATACTGTAGTAGGAACTAACCTGCTCGAGCTTCCTGGCTTTGACCCCGTCACTGGGGTTGACGATGAAAACAGAAATGGTGGAACCATGTCAACATTTGTCTCCTTTGTTTTGTTAGACACAGTGACAGCGACCGCACCAGTATCTGGAGTTTCCATATCAGATCTCTTGTCTAAAACCCCAGGAGGTGTCTTTACATCCAGCAAAGCAGCAGGTTTGCTTGTGGGTTCAGCAGCACATAGGGGCTTCTGGTCAGCAGCAGATATTTCTAGCTTCCCTCTCCCTTCAGCTAATTGAGATGAAGGCCCATTAGAGTTTATGTCCTCTTCTAGCTCAAAAGAATCCTATAGAACACACCACCAGCAGAAACACGTTAAAAAAGAAATGTCTTATCATATAAATTGGTAATGACAAGAGATGAAATCAACCTCAAAAGAATCGTAAAGAAGACAACTAGGAACAAAATAGCAAAGTAGTCTGCAAATTGAATTCATAATAACCAGTGAAGCAGCTAAAAGTCAGACAAACGGAACAAGCAAATACGGAACACAGGATATATCCCACTTGCATAAATGCTAAAACCAGAATAGTAGTTGGTAACAATTATAGAGCAGAATCAAGTAACTAACTAAATGGTCACATGAATCTCTTCAACGGGAGGAAACTTTATCAACAGAAAAATAACCATTCATACACAAAAGACCATTTTTCCGAAATAAGTACAATATAGAAAACAAGTTGTTTAACAGTATCCACAAAAAAGGCGATATCCCATGTCAATTCAAAACCTGTTAAAGCAAGTCAAAGAATCTAATGCACTGAGACAAAAGGTGCGCACCTCATATGCACTCATCTTAAAAGCTCGTTTCTTGAGAGGAGGTTGAGCTGcagacttatttttttctagGGAATTGGTTTCAACATTAGGTTGAGTATCTTTGAATGAAAAGATTGTATCTTTTTTTGCTATAACAGTTGACTCGCTAACAGAACTCTTATGCCCATATTGTTTAAATTCACTTTGCCTCGATTCACTGGGATTAGGAGAAAGAATTTTAGACCAGTTCTCCAACTTATAGCTATCTTGTGCGCTCTGCAGCAGCTTGGGTGAATCCAAATCCTCCAAGCTTCTGAGAGCTCGTCCGTGAAGCATGTTTGGTGTCAATTTATTCTCTTTCCCTGCAGCTAGTTTGGATTCTGATGATTTTCCCTTTGGGGTTATCTTTTCAAGTTGCTCCAATATCTTTGCAGCAGTCTCACTGGACTTTGGAGGGATGGCTACATGTCTTGCAGGCGTGGTTTTGTTATCTTCGACATCTCCGACAACTTTTGATACCTCCGGATGCAGGTTAGCTGCAGAAGCAACTCTCGTGCTGAGACGTGAAGCTCCAAAAGATAGATTAGGTTTCTGCCTAATCCTACGCATGGGACCAACAGATCCAAGATCATCATCCAGAACATAACTTCTTCGCTTGAGGGCCTGAAAGagttagaaattaaaaataaaataagcaaataaggaaaagaaagaagtgaaAAGAATAATAACACAAGTACACAAATGAGTTCAAAAAGATAACATAGGAATTTGGAATAAACACCTGCTTAGAACCAAAAAGTATATCGTGCTCCGACACTGGcttagatgatgaagacccacCATAGTCATAATTTGCCGAGCTGGTAGCCTGGTAGTAGATCAAATTTTAGAACAAAAAGGTTGAATCACATGCAGAAGGATTTCCAACATCGAAGTAAACAGAGAGCAAATAAACCTTCTGAACATCAGTTTGACGAACTCTAGAGTATGGCGTACGAGCCATGCTGTATATAGCAGATCTGCCACGAGATCTCGGAGTGGTAAACCCATTTTCTCGAACCCCGAGAAAACCAGGAGTCCTAGTTGTCACTGATGGAACGGGTGATCTTTGGACATATTGTGCATTTGTTAGCAGTGGTGTACCCTCTCACAACTTGACTACGCGTGCTCAGCATTGATGGTGACACCTTTGATGGCCTACTCCCCATGTAAGCTTTTGCAAGCTCAGCAGGAGAGGCAATATCATCTTCAAGAATCTGTAAACATGAACCACAAATGTGTCAGACTACCAAGAATCTATCGGTTCTTGCGAGGTCAAAATTTGAGTATCCATAGAAAATAGTCAGAAGGAACACTAGAGAATAGGATCTAACCCTGGAATTCATGACAGGAGTTGCAACAACTCCGCCGGATGTAACCTTAACAGAGTTATTTTCTTCCAGCAAGCTGCTTGAAGAATCCAATGCACATCTAGATTGAATGGCCTCGGCTCTTTTCTCCTCATCTCCCATAGGCATGTCTACAGCTTTTGAGCGCAAAAGTTCTGTCAAGCAATCAATCTCAGTTCTGCGCAAAGACATTTCATGTCTGTAAATCATACCCACCTTGAAATCGAGTAACAGAAAATTCCACTAAAGAATATTTCTAAATCTTTTAAACGAACTCATAAATCTAATAGAATCCAGAGGCTACATTTCTATGGCTTGATGCATAGAAAGACCAATCCCCTTAAAGGAACAATTCCCCGAAATCTTCAAGCTGGCAGTACATCCATCGCAGTAATTGCAGAATATTGGTCAACCGAAAGGTGGGAATTCAACTCTGGATGCATTGCAAGGACTGGAACTAGAGAGCAGACGCAGATTCTTTTATTTTGGTAAGGAAGCAAAGAAGGCAAAGGCCAATTCACAGTCATGTCAGCATACAGGTTCAGTCAgcatgttattgttgttgttttcagCATACAGGTTCTGTCCAGTAGCTCTGATGCGGGCTGGCCATGGAAAAGTATTTGGAAAACAAATGCACCGCACAAGGTGAGATGTTTCACATGGCTGGAAACACATGAAGCATGTTTACACAGCATATTACCAAGGAGAGGAACGATTACATGTAACAACTATGGGCTTTACGAAGAAGGTTATAAGGATACATGTCATTCATCAATTATGGGACACGATGCTGAACTTGTTAGAACTTCAGGGGTGCATGCAAAGAACTACCAAAGATTTGCTACAATGCTGGTACTAGAAGGTACAGAAGAAAAATAGGAACATCATCCTTGTAACAATTTTTTCGGCGGGGAGGGTGGAGGGGCTTTGGGATGACGTGGGAAGAGGAACCAGAGAATCCATGAGAAGGAATGTTTTCTCAGTTCAGATGTATATTGTTTTTTAGCTTTTTGGAATTGGGAGGCAGATGTACACGATACAGATGGAACGATAGAATTTCTCAATTCAATAAATGTGCAGTAAGCAAACTGGTTTTCTGTTATTTTGTAAGGCCCAGCATCACTTGATGCTAGAAGAATAAGATATTACATCActtcaacaaaagaaaaaacagaTGATTCTACAATTATAACAATTTTTTCCAGTAATGAGTTATCATAAAGTACATTTTTAGGCCCAGTCAATTACCACAAATCTTACCTTGTAAATGTCTTCTGCTTCAAGAGCTGCTCAAGCTCTGAGAATGCGCCGTCCCCGGAGCTGCATGCATCGTTGTCACCTCCTTGTCCTGCCTCCACCAGTGCTCCAGCATACTCCTTCACAGAGAGGAAGAATTGTTCCGCATAGGGGGCACTTTTATCAGCATTAACCATATATAAATTTCAGGTAGAGCATATATTTCTTAAAAGCCGTGCTCTTAAAAGTAAAAACGCAAGCTGTGACAAGGTTCATGGGGCTTGAGGTGAAAAGTGAGAAGTGAAGCGCATAAATTACAAGAATTTACTTTTG contains:
- the LOC132059260 gene encoding LOW QUALITY PROTEIN: nuclear pore complex protein NUP1-like (The sequence of the model RefSeq protein was modified relative to this genomic sequence to represent the inferred CDS: inserted 2 bases in 1 codon) codes for the protein MSTARDGTAAAGAYEGAGTGAGGKFRKKPFRRNQTTPYDRPPPPAQRNPSWLTKAVVDPASKLITNGAQRLFNSVFRKHLEPSTSMPLSLPPGPRQEPQNLPQESRPNEYAGALVEAGQGGDNDACSSGDGAFSELEQLLKQKTFTRTEIDCLTELLRSKAVDMPMGDEEKRAEAIQSRCALDSSSSLLEENNSVKVTSGGVVATPVMNSRILEDDIASPAELAKAYMGSRPSKVSPSMLSTRSQVVXEGTPLLTNAQYVQRSPVPSVTTRTPGFLGVRENGFTTPRSRGRSAIYSMARTPYSRVRQTDVQKATSSANYDYGGSSSSKPVSEHDILFGSKQALKRRSYVLDDDLGSVGPMRRIRQKPNLSFGASRLSTRVASAANLHPEVSKVVGDVEDNKTTPARHVAIPPKSSETAAKILEQLEKITPKGKSSESKLAAGKENKLTPNMLHGRALRSLEDLDSPKLLQSAQDSYKLENWSKILSPNPSESRQSEFKQYGHKSSVSESTVIAKKDTIFSFKDTQPNVETNSLEKNKSAAQPPLKKRAFKMSAYEDSFELEEDINSNGPSSQLAEGRGKLEISAADQKPLCAAEPTSKPAALLDVKTPPGVLDKRSDMETPDTGAVAVTVSNKTKETNVDMVPPFLFSSSTPVTGSKPGSSSSLSNLAFGRADGRPNPFQLDNSQKAVDSNGKLEASSSGPSSSISTSGIFSFGAPSSPSSNGLFAPSPAISATSALASGSFTNEVSTSSSNVGAPLTSITSTIGGTTGSSTASASSLFGSSAASSFSKEPLIKFGFSGVPPKTVSAPATTSTAETTDVNAKSESGTAFGNLKSSPFGGASFAATGSGSVMSTGTAGSTESQGSVFSTGGASLVRAETSVGGSGISAVSGSMPAPFSSSASLPSTANFPVFGSAPGTTGQVSASPSHNALVGSSNAASGIFSFGASSSSSSAAGSSSGPTNGTVPLAFTFGASSAAPSKTSVPATSSSATPGIFSFSGSSSASSTNAVNSSSSTTPSVFNFGGNTSSSSANTINTSAAPGIFNIGGSSSTSPANAGNTSTSASPGIFSFGASSSASLTNAASTVNPSPFHFGATSASSQASSTAGTFGSSWQPQKSPGFTSSFSSSTPSVFTFGASSSSFTTPSTSPVVFGSTPSAASGSAFLFGSTSSTNSLSQPMFGNSAFAASPGNNVNMEDSMAEDVVQAPAPAVSFGQPSVSPSPGGSAFGSAPSPFQFVGGQQSQAGPQNPNPFAASSLVQPAPQNSSPFAASNNLEFGGGGSFSLGSSGPDKSGRKIVKINRNKHKRK